A section of the Pseudomonas sp. FP453 genome encodes:
- a CDS encoding LysR family transcriptional regulator: MPDLNLLITLDALLAEGSVAGAAKRLRLSPSAMSRALARLRDTTGDPLLVRAGRGLVPTPRALALREQVSRLVLDAQAVLRPAQTLDMARVERTFTLRTSDEFVENFGPALLARIAAEAPGVRLRFVNKTDKDSAWLRDASVDLETGVVDANASPELLTQALFRDRLIGVVRSSHPLSQVDISAQRYAEGQHVYVSRRGHDRGQIDDALEAQGLSRQIGTIVTGFATAIALARATDLIASVPERYTAQQREGLHSFALPLALPTFTVAMLWHPRLDADLGHRWLRGCLREVCGPQQVQSPQP, from the coding sequence ATGCCCGACCTGAATCTGCTGATCACCCTGGATGCCTTGCTTGCCGAAGGCAGCGTCGCCGGTGCAGCCAAGCGTTTGCGCCTGAGCCCCTCGGCCATGAGCCGCGCCCTGGCGCGCTTGCGTGACACCACCGGTGATCCGTTGCTGGTGCGTGCCGGCCGTGGCCTGGTGCCGACGCCACGGGCCTTGGCCTTGCGCGAACAGGTCAGCCGCCTGGTGCTGGATGCCCAGGCCGTGCTGCGCCCCGCGCAAACCCTGGACATGGCGCGGGTCGAGCGCACCTTTACCCTGCGCACCAGTGACGAGTTCGTCGAAAACTTCGGCCCGGCGTTGCTCGCGCGTATCGCGGCGGAAGCACCTGGCGTGCGCCTGCGCTTCGTCAACAAGACCGACAAGGACAGTGCCTGGCTACGCGACGCCAGCGTTGACCTGGAAACCGGCGTGGTCGATGCCAACGCCAGCCCCGAGCTGCTGACCCAGGCGCTGTTTCGCGACCGCTTGATCGGCGTCGTGCGCAGCAGCCATCCCCTGAGCCAGGTTGACATCAGCGCGCAGCGTTATGCCGAGGGCCAGCACGTCTACGTGTCCCGGCGCGGGCACGACCGTGGGCAGATCGACGACGCGCTGGAAGCCCAGGGCCTCAGCCGCCAGATCGGCACGATTGTCACCGGGTTCGCCACCGCCATCGCCCTGGCCCGCGCCACCGACCTGATCGCCAGCGTGCCCGAACGCTACACCGCCCAGCAGCGCGAAGGCCTGCACAGCTTCGCGCTGCCCTTGGCATTGCCGACCTTTACCGTGGCGATGCTCTGGCACCCGCGCCTGGATGCCGACCTGGGCCATCGCTGGCTGCGTGGATGTTTGCGTGAGGTCTGCGGGCCGCAACAGGTACAATCGCCGCAGCCTTGA
- the nudC gene encoding NAD(+) diphosphatase, which yields MTPGWITTTLLDNDTPGGWAVARSREGFLHDSNGPLFPREWLKRQDLSVFAEHGIGHLDGEPLYLLELNAPTEVPGCSWQGLRAFMLQGDHTLYKVLGYAAQIGTWAREHRFCGSCGQAMVQVPRERAMFCQACDLRSYPRISPSMIVLVTRGDEILLARSPRFVTGVYSTLAGFAEPGESAEDCLIREVREEVQVEVKNIQYMGSQCWPFPHSMMLGFHAEYAGGDIVPQADEIEDAQWFNIHNLPPLPASRSIARYLIDLYLARRLGHAEPVLPG from the coding sequence ATGACCCCAGGCTGGATTACCACCACACTGCTGGACAACGACACCCCCGGCGGCTGGGCCGTTGCCCGCAGCCGCGAGGGCTTTTTGCATGACAGCAATGGCCCGCTGTTCCCCCGCGAATGGCTCAAGCGTCAGGACCTCTCGGTGTTTGCCGAACACGGCATCGGCCACCTCGACGGCGAGCCGCTGTACCTGCTGGAGCTGAACGCACCGACCGAAGTGCCGGGTTGCAGCTGGCAGGGCCTGCGCGCCTTCATGCTGCAAGGCGATCACACCTTGTACAAAGTGTTGGGCTACGCCGCGCAAATCGGCACCTGGGCGCGGGAGCACCGGTTTTGCGGCAGTTGTGGCCAGGCCATGGTCCAGGTGCCACGCGAACGCGCGATGTTTTGCCAGGCCTGCGACCTGCGCAGCTACCCTCGGATCTCGCCGAGCATGATTGTGCTGGTGACCCGGGGCGACGAGATCCTGCTGGCGCGTTCGCCGCGTTTTGTCACGGGGGTGTACAGCACGCTGGCGGGGTTTGCCGAGCCGGGTGAGTCGGCCGAAGACTGCTTGATCCGCGAAGTGCGCGAGGAAGTGCAGGTGGAGGTCAAGAACATCCAGTACATGGGCAGCCAATGCTGGCCGTTTCCCCATTCGATGATGCTCGGCTTTCATGCCGAATACGCCGGTGGCGACATCGTGCCCCAGGCCGACGAGATCGAAGACGCGCAGTGGTTCAACATCCACAACCTGCCACCGTTGCCGGCGTCACGTTCGATTGCGCGCTACCTGATCGACCTCTACCTGGCGCGGCGCTTAGGCCACGCTGAACCAGTGCTGCCAGGCTAG
- the aroA gene encoding 3-phosphoshikimate 1-carboxyvinyltransferase, translating to MSSQKTVTVTPPNLPLNGKVAPPGSKSITNRALLLAALAKGTSRLSGALKSDDTRHMSVALRQMGVTIDEPDDTTFVVTGSGKLQLPAQQLFLGNAGTAMRFLTAAVATVEGTVVLTGDDYMQKRPIGPLLATLRENGIQVDSPTGCPPVTVHGVGKVQAKRFEIDGGLSSQYVSALLMLAACGEAPIEVALTGKDIGARGYVDLTLDCMRAFGAQVDTVNDTTWRVAPTGYRAHDYLIEPDASAATYLWAAEVLTAGRIDIGVAAQDFTQPDAKAQAVIAQFPNMQATVVGSQMQDAIPTLAVLAAFNNTPVRFTELANLRVKECDRVQALHDGLNEIRPGLATIEGDDLLVASDPALAGTSCNALIDTHADHRIAMCFALAGLKVAGIRIQDPDCVAKTYPDYWKALGSLGVQLSY from the coding sequence TTGAGTTCGCAGAAAACCGTGACCGTTACACCGCCCAATCTCCCCCTCAATGGCAAGGTCGCGCCCCCCGGCTCCAAATCCATTACCAACCGCGCCCTGTTGCTGGCCGCCCTGGCCAAGGGCACCAGCCGCCTGAGCGGCGCGTTGAAGAGCGATGACACCCGCCATATGTCGGTGGCCCTGCGCCAGATGGGCGTGACCATCGACGAGCCGGATGACACCACCTTTGTCGTCACCGGCTCCGGCAAGCTGCAACTGCCGGCGCAACAGCTGTTCCTCGGCAACGCCGGCACCGCGATGCGCTTTCTTACCGCCGCCGTCGCCACCGTCGAAGGCACCGTGGTGCTGACCGGCGACGACTATATGCAGAAGCGCCCGATCGGCCCGCTGCTGGCGACCCTGCGCGAAAACGGCATCCAGGTCGACAGCCCAACCGGTTGCCCGCCGGTGACCGTGCACGGCGTGGGCAAGGTCCAGGCCAAGCGCTTCGAGATCGACGGCGGCTTGTCCAGCCAGTACGTATCGGCCCTGCTGATGCTTGCGGCCTGTGGCGAAGCGCCGATTGAAGTGGCCCTGACCGGCAAGGACATCGGCGCCCGCGGCTACGTGGACCTTACCCTGGACTGCATGCGCGCCTTCGGCGCCCAGGTCGACACCGTCAACGACACCACCTGGCGTGTCGCGCCGACCGGCTACCGCGCCCACGACTACCTGATCGAGCCGGACGCGTCCGCCGCCACCTACCTGTGGGCGGCCGAAGTGCTGACCGCTGGCCGTATCGACATCGGCGTCGCCGCGCAGGACTTCACCCAGCCGGACGCCAAGGCCCAGGCCGTGATCGCCCAGTTCCCGAACATGCAGGCCACAGTGGTGGGCTCGCAGATGCAGGACGCCATCCCGACCCTGGCCGTGCTGGCGGCGTTCAACAACACCCCGGTGCGTTTCACCGAGCTGGCCAACCTGCGGGTCAAGGAATGTGACCGCGTGCAGGCGCTGCACGACGGCTTGAATGAAATCCGTCCAGGCCTGGCCACCATCGAAGGCGACGACCTGCTCGTCGCCAGCGACCCAGCGCTGGCCGGCACGTCGTGCAACGCCCTGATCGACACCCACGCCGACCACCGCATCGCCATGTGCTTTGCCCTGGCTGGTTTGAAAGTGGCGGGCATCCGCATTCAGGACCCGGACTGCGTGGCCAAGACCTATCCTGACTACTGGAAGGCTCTGGGCAGTCTTGGGGTGCAACTCAGCTACTGA
- a CDS encoding UPF0149 family protein: MHAQPLSPAEFEFVEDTLQKYGDDHSVLNLAELDGYFTALVSSPAQVDVAEWFPAIWGGQNPEWESMDEAQRFLELCVRHINTLAGQLATDATSFKARFDDTEHQGHTVTLAEEWCFGYIRGAAIGNWPALPAVQAGELEKISWCAEQDNFELPADLDVAAHQQRVSQIEPAARALHDYWLSQR; the protein is encoded by the coding sequence ATGCACGCCCAACCCCTCTCCCCGGCCGAATTCGAGTTTGTCGAAGATACCCTGCAAAAGTACGGCGACGACCATTCGGTGCTGAACCTCGCCGAACTGGACGGCTACTTCACCGCCCTGGTGTCGAGCCCGGCCCAGGTGGACGTGGCCGAGTGGTTCCCGGCGATCTGGGGCGGGCAGAACCCCGAGTGGGAAAGCATGGACGAGGCGCAACGCTTCCTCGAACTGTGCGTGCGCCACATCAACACCCTGGCCGGGCAACTGGCGACCGACGCGACAAGCTTCAAGGCACGTTTCGACGACACTGAACACCAGGGCCACACCGTGACCCTCGCCGAGGAATGGTGCTTTGGTTATATCCGTGGCGCGGCCATTGGCAACTGGCCTGCGTTGCCGGCAGTACAGGCCGGCGAACTGGAGAAAATCTCCTGGTGCGCCGAGCAGGACAATTTCGAGTTGCCGGCCGACCTCGATGTAGCCGCGCACCAGCAGCGCGTCAGCCAGATCGAACCGGCCGCGCGTGCCCTGCACGATTACTGGCTGAGCCAGCGCTAA
- a CDS encoding TetR/AcrR family transcriptional regulator — translation MSSHEPPAPRRRLSREDRLRQLLDVAWQLVRDEGTDALTLGRLAELAGVTKPVVYDHFVTRAGLLAALYADFDGRQNQVFAEAIEASHATLADRAWVIAASYVDCVLLQGREIPGVIAALSSSPELETLKRQYEAIFLDKCSAALSPFAPGGSVSRAGLRAMLGAAEALSQAAASGELSREEAQQELLGMILGMVGRQ, via the coding sequence ATGTCAAGCCATGAACCCCCTGCCCCACGTCGCCGCCTGTCGCGCGAAGATCGCCTGCGTCAACTGTTGGACGTGGCCTGGCAACTGGTCCGCGATGAAGGCACCGACGCCCTGACCCTGGGCCGCCTGGCAGAACTGGCGGGCGTCACCAAGCCGGTGGTCTACGATCACTTCGTCACCCGAGCGGGGTTGCTGGCGGCGCTGTATGCCGATTTTGACGGGCGCCAGAACCAGGTGTTTGCCGAGGCCATCGAAGCGAGCCATGCGACGTTGGCGGACCGGGCATGGGTGATTGCCGCGTCCTATGTCGATTGCGTGTTGTTGCAGGGACGGGAAATCCCCGGGGTGATTGCGGCGTTGAGCAGCTCACCGGAACTGGAAACCCTCAAGCGCCAGTACGAGGCGATCTTCCTCGATAAATGCAGCGCCGCGCTGTCGCCGTTTGCGCCCGGCGGCAGTGTGTCCCGGGCTGGTTTGCGGGCGATGCTGGGGGCGGCGGAAGCCTTGTCCCAGGCGGCGGCCAGTGGTGAGCTGAGTCGGGAGGAGGCGCAGCAGGAATTGCTTGGGATGATTCTGGGGATGGTGGGTAGGCAGTGA
- a CDS encoding MFS transporter, translating to MSAPASIPSTETPEQTRKRLRKVAAATIFGSMLEWYDFYLYATMAAIVFSKIFFDNSDPKTATLMAFSTFAIGFIARPFGGILFGYLGDKFGRKQVLVLTFCLMGVCTTLIGLIPSYASIGIWAPILLVFIRIIQGLGAGAELSGAAVTSYEHASEGKRGSQGAWPALGLNLGLLLSSLTVYVLTINGNEFLLAGGWRIPFVCSIVLVGVGLWVRNSIPETPQFNELSKEAAKAKASPLKTLFKNDMKGLAVVFFVAIGYNALSYIFKTFSLAYLTQFKGVDVHVTSLSVTIASLIAIVAVPCFGWLCDKWSSKTVLMLGGVCSLLFAYPFLALLNTGESLMIYIAIGVGTGILAPMMFAPQGSFLSRQFPTQTRSSGFGTGREIGTAIAGGLAPLGALSMVAASATHSTDGVVIILGISALLVVVFALCDQGRKHSAFKN from the coding sequence ATGTCGGCACCTGCCTCCATTCCGTCCACCGAAACACCCGAACAAACCCGCAAGCGCCTGCGCAAAGTCGCCGCCGCGACGATCTTTGGCTCGATGCTGGAGTGGTACGACTTTTACCTGTACGCCACCATGGCGGCCATTGTGTTCTCGAAGATCTTCTTCGATAACAGCGACCCGAAAACCGCCACGCTGATGGCCTTTTCCACCTTTGCCATCGGCTTTATCGCCCGCCCGTTCGGCGGCATCCTGTTCGGTTACCTCGGCGACAAGTTCGGCCGCAAGCAAGTGCTGGTGCTGACCTTCTGCCTGATGGGCGTGTGCACCACGCTGATCGGCCTGATCCCCAGCTACGCCTCGATTGGTATCTGGGCGCCGATCCTGCTGGTGTTTATCCGCATCATCCAGGGCCTGGGCGCGGGCGCCGAGCTGTCGGGGGCGGCGGTAACGTCCTACGAGCACGCGTCGGAAGGCAAGCGCGGCAGTCAAGGCGCATGGCCCGCACTGGGCCTGAACCTGGGCCTGTTGCTGTCGTCACTTACCGTGTACGTGCTGACCATCAACGGCAATGAGTTCCTGCTGGCCGGTGGCTGGCGTATCCCGTTCGTGTGCAGCATCGTGCTGGTGGGTGTGGGCCTGTGGGTGCGCAACAGCATCCCGGAAACCCCGCAGTTCAACGAGCTGAGCAAGGAAGCCGCCAAGGCCAAGGCCTCGCCGCTGAAAACCCTGTTCAAGAATGATATGAAAGGCCTGGCCGTGGTGTTCTTCGTGGCGATTGGCTACAACGCCCTGAGCTACATCTTCAAGACCTTCTCCCTGGCATACCTGACCCAGTTCAAAGGCGTGGATGTGCATGTCACCTCACTGTCGGTGACCATCGCCAGCCTGATCGCCATCGTCGCCGTGCCGTGCTTCGGCTGGCTGTGCGATAAATGGAGCAGCAAGACCGTGCTGATGCTCGGCGGCGTGTGCTCGCTGCTGTTCGCCTACCCGTTCCTGGCCCTGCTCAACACCGGCGAAAGCCTGATGATCTACATCGCCATCGGCGTCGGCACAGGCATCCTTGCGCCGATGATGTTTGCCCCCCAGGGCTCGTTCCTGAGCCGGCAGTTCCCGACCCAGACCCGCTCTTCCGGCTTTGGCACCGGGCGCGAAATCGGCACGGCCATCGCTGGCGGCCTGGCGCCGCTGGGAGCACTGTCGATGGTGGCAGCATCGGCCACCCATTCCACCGATGGCGTGGTGATCATCCTGGGCATTTCGGCCCTGCTGGTGGTGGTGTTTGCCCTGTGCGACCAGGGCCGCAAACACTCGGCCTTCAAGAACTGA
- a CDS encoding GNAT family N-acetyltransferase, translated as MFSLTRYTTPCPEPINGQILQMVVDNLTDISSVALPPSNLLYNIYQYAIGFEVHLYLEALNGAKGIAVELLVATAAQDPEEVIGFVLCLPVKDDPEACGIAFMAVQAGFRRQGVARAMIGDVLARYPHAELSCAVEKVPAFEAMGFQVRGARGTQVLMNTRSYGTDGLMGVLDVAPIYSSLEVRQIHTYLLQKHGKRAMVDAEKQRDRHLDQLARKVQMFVQGRG; from the coding sequence ATGTTCAGCCTTACCCGTTACACCACGCCGTGCCCCGAGCCCATCAATGGCCAGATCCTGCAGATGGTGGTGGACAACCTCACCGACATCAGCAGCGTGGCCCTGCCGCCGAGCAACCTGCTGTACAACATCTACCAGTACGCCATCGGCTTTGAGGTGCACCTGTACCTGGAGGCCTTGAATGGGGCGAAGGGGATTGCGGTCGAGTTGCTTGTCGCCACCGCCGCGCAGGACCCGGAAGAGGTCATTGGCTTCGTGCTGTGCCTGCCGGTGAAAGATGACCCCGAGGCCTGCGGTATCGCGTTCATGGCGGTGCAGGCCGGTTTCCGGCGCCAGGGCGTGGCCCGCGCCATGATCGGCGATGTGCTGGCACGTTATCCCCACGCCGAGCTGAGCTGCGCTGTCGAAAAAGTCCCGGCCTTCGAAGCCATGGGCTTTCAGGTGCGTGGCGCGCGGGGCACCCAGGTGTTGATGAATACCCGCAGCTATGGCACCGACGGCCTGATGGGTGTGCTCGATGTGGCGCCGATCTACAGCTCGCTGGAAGTGCGGCAGATTCACACCTACCTGCTGCAAAAGCACGGCAAGCGCGCGATGGTGGATGCCGAGAAGCAGCGCGACCGGCATCTGGATCAACTGGCGCGCAAGGTGCAGATGTTTGTGCAGGGGCGGGGCTGA
- a CDS encoding crotonase/enoyl-CoA hydratase family protein, with amino-acid sequence MSEYQAFVVELTGNVAHVQINRPEKINAMNAVFWTEIIEIFQWVEDTDAVRAVVLSGAGKHFSSGIDLMMLASVANEFGKDVGRNARLLRRKILELQASFNAVDNCRKPVLAAIQGYCIGGAIDLISACDMRYAAEGAQFSIKEIDIGMAADVGTLQRLPRIIGDGMLRELAYTGRQFGAEEARSIGLVNRVYPDQERLLAGVLEIAHEIAAKSPIAVTGTKAMISYMRDHTVNDGLEYVATWNAAMLQSNDLRVAIAAHMSKQKPEFVD; translated from the coding sequence ATGTCCGAATACCAAGCTTTTGTCGTCGAACTCACTGGCAACGTTGCCCATGTGCAGATCAATCGCCCGGAAAAGATCAACGCGATGAACGCGGTGTTCTGGACCGAGATCATCGAGATCTTCCAGTGGGTCGAAGACACCGACGCCGTACGTGCGGTGGTGTTGAGTGGCGCCGGCAAGCATTTTTCCTCGGGCATCGACCTGATGATGCTGGCCTCGGTGGCCAACGAATTCGGCAAGGACGTCGGCCGCAATGCGCGCCTGCTGCGGCGCAAGATCCTTGAGCTGCAAGCGTCGTTCAATGCCGTGGACAACTGCCGCAAGCCGGTGCTGGCGGCGATCCAGGGCTACTGCATCGGCGGCGCCATCGACCTGATCAGCGCCTGCGACATGCGCTACGCCGCCGAGGGCGCGCAGTTCTCGATCAAGGAGATCGACATCGGCATGGCCGCCGACGTCGGCACCCTGCAACGCCTGCCGCGCATCATCGGCGACGGCATGCTGCGGGAACTGGCCTACACCGGTCGCCAATTCGGCGCCGAGGAAGCGCGCAGCATCGGCCTGGTCAACCGCGTCTACCCGGATCAAGAGCGTCTGCTGGCCGGCGTGTTGGAGATCGCCCACGAAATCGCCGCCAAGTCGCCGATTGCCGTGACCGGCACCAAAGCCATGATCAGCTACATGCGTGACCATACGGTCAATGATGGTCTGGAATACGTTGCCACCTGGAACGCGGCTATGTTGCAATCCAACGACCTGCGCGTGGCCATCGCGGCCCATATGAGCAAGCAGAAACCCGAATTCGTGGATTGA
- a CDS encoding FadR/GntR family transcriptional regulator, which produces MLELQRPDSLVVRVVSAIRAEIDSGQLPPESRMPTEQQLAEQLNVSRSVVREAIAQLKADGVITARRGLGSFISQTPAGTVFRFPQPNGRSPNLAQMFEVRLWIETQAASIAAQRRDEADLQRMKSALQAMQDHRDNFEAAALADVEFHRAIADASKNDYFVAFHDFLRSQLASARKTAWENSASRFATGSADATQEHQALYQAIADGDAPRAAASAEAHLRAAARRLSLELPATR; this is translated from the coding sequence ATGCTTGAGCTCCAGCGCCCCGACTCGCTTGTCGTGCGGGTTGTCAGTGCGATCCGCGCAGAAATCGATTCCGGCCAATTGCCGCCGGAGTCGCGCATGCCCACCGAACAGCAACTGGCCGAACAACTCAATGTCAGCCGTTCCGTGGTGCGCGAAGCCATTGCCCAGCTCAAGGCCGATGGCGTGATCACTGCGCGCCGGGGCCTGGGCTCGTTCATTTCGCAGACGCCCGCGGGCACGGTGTTCCGTTTCCCCCAGCCCAACGGCCGCAGCCCCAACCTGGCGCAGATGTTCGAAGTGCGCCTGTGGATCGAAACCCAAGCCGCCTCGATTGCCGCCCAGCGCCGCGATGAGGCCGACCTGCAGCGCATGAAAAGCGCCCTGCAGGCCATGCAGGACCACCGCGACAACTTCGAAGCCGCCGCCCTCGCCGACGTGGAATTCCACCGTGCCATCGCGGATGCCAGCAAGAACGACTACTTCGTCGCGTTCCATGACTTCCTCAGAAGCCAACTGGCCAGCGCCCGTAAAACCGCCTGGGAAAACTCGGCGTCGCGCTTTGCCACCGGCTCCGCCGATGCGACCCAGGAACACCAGGCGCTCTACCAGGCCATCGCCGACGGCGACGCCCCACGTGCCGCCGCCAGTGCCGAGGCGCACTTGCGTGCTGCGGCGCGGCGCCTGAGCCTGGAGCTGCCAGCCACCCGTTGA
- a CDS encoding NAD(P)H-dependent oxidoreductase: MHALIVVAHHDPQSLTHSIALQAAAGLTAAGHSFEIADLAAEGFDPRYGAADQRVHRGLATPPADVLAEQARIDRADALVLAFPIYWWSLPGLLKGWVDRVFVNGWAIDYGPNRPVVKKLRHLNVHLLAVGAADESAFDRHGYATAMRTQIDHGIFDYCGAKVLTSELLLESESGTAEAHLRTAHAVGQGLFQQETVAG, from the coding sequence ATGCACGCCTTGATCGTTGTCGCTCATCACGACCCGCAATCCCTGACCCACAGCATTGCTTTGCAAGCCGCTGCCGGGCTGACCGCTGCCGGCCACAGCTTTGAGATCGCCGACCTCGCCGCCGAAGGTTTCGACCCACGCTACGGCGCCGCCGACCAGCGCGTGCATCGCGGCCTTGCCACGCCGCCGGCGGATGTACTGGCCGAGCAAGCACGTATCGACCGCGCCGATGCGCTGGTGCTGGCGTTTCCGATCTACTGGTGGTCGCTGCCGGGCCTGCTCAAAGGCTGGGTCGACCGTGTATTCGTCAACGGCTGGGCGATTGATTACGGCCCGAACAGGCCGGTGGTGAAAAAGCTGCGGCACTTGAACGTGCACTTGCTGGCCGTGGGGGCGGCGGATGAAAGCGCCTTTGATCGCCACGGCTATGCCACGGCCATGCGTACGCAGATCGACCACGGCATCTTTGATTACTGCGGGGCCAAGGTGCTCACCTCCGAGCTGTTGCTCGAATCGGAAAGCGGCACCGCCGAGGCGCACCTGCGCACAGCGCACGCGGTCGGGCAGGGCTTGTTTCAGCAGGAGACGGTCGCGGGCTGA
- a CDS encoding MFS transporter translates to MHTSTRGALFSLSLSMLLASLGTSIANVGLPSLVLAFDASFHAVQWVVLAYLLAITAVIVSAGRLGDRLGRRRLLLAGLLLFALACGLCAMAPSLHWLIAARVLQGLGAAIMMAMTLGMVGDTVSKERTGRVMGLLGTLSAVGTAMGPSVGGVLLSLWSWRALFLLGAPLGLLAAALAYRYLPNEPGARATAPFWSALTSPGLRNGLGMSALVSAVMMATFVVGPFYLSRGLGLAPAWMGLVMAVGPCVAAATGVPAGHLTDRFGSSPMTSLGLAIMAVGALSLALASGLLAYLGALVLLTSGYSLFQAANNTAVMRDVEGPRRGTVSGLLNLSRNIGLIFGASALGAVFAWATPDIVRATPQSVAFGLQTTFAVAVGLILLAGTLRYKH, encoded by the coding sequence ATGCACACATCCACACGCGGCGCCCTTTTCAGCCTGTCGCTGTCCATGTTGCTGGCCTCCCTCGGCACCAGCATTGCCAATGTCGGCCTGCCCAGCCTGGTGCTGGCCTTCGACGCGTCATTTCACGCGGTGCAGTGGGTGGTGCTCGCCTATTTGCTGGCGATCACCGCCGTGATTGTCAGCGCGGGCCGCCTGGGTGATCGCCTGGGGCGGCGGCGGTTGTTGCTTGCCGGCTTGTTGCTGTTCGCCCTCGCCTGCGGACTGTGTGCCATGGCGCCGTCGCTGCACTGGCTGATCGCCGCGCGCGTGCTGCAAGGGCTCGGTGCGGCGATCATGATGGCGATGACCCTGGGGATGGTCGGCGACACGGTCAGCAAAGAGCGCACCGGGCGCGTGATGGGCTTGCTCGGCACGCTGTCGGCCGTCGGCACCGCCATGGGGCCCAGCGTCGGTGGCGTGTTGTTGAGCCTGTGGAGCTGGCGCGCGCTGTTCCTGCTCGGCGCGCCGCTGGGCCTGCTGGCGGCCGCCCTCGCCTACCGCTATCTGCCGAATGAACCCGGTGCACGGGCGACAGCGCCGTTCTGGTCGGCACTGACCAGCCCGGGGTTACGCAACGGCCTGGGGATGAGCGCACTGGTGTCGGCGGTGATGATGGCGACGTTTGTGGTCGGCCCGTTCTACTTGTCCCGGGGCCTGGGGCTCGCGCCGGCGTGGATGGGTCTGGTGATGGCGGTGGGACCTTGTGTCGCGGCCGCCACCGGCGTGCCTGCCGGCCATCTCACCGACCGCTTCGGCAGCTCGCCCATGACCTCCCTCGGGCTGGCCATCATGGCCGTGGGCGCGTTGTCACTGGCGCTGGCCAGCGGCCTGTTGGCCTACCTTGGCGCGCTGGTCTTACTGACGTCGGGCTACAGCCTGTTCCAGGCCGCCAACAACACCGCGGTGATGCGTGATGTCGAAGGCCCACGGCGCGGCACGGTGTCGGGCCTGCTGAACCTGTCGCGCAATATCGGCCTGATTTTCGGTGCCTCGGCCCTCGGCGCGGTGTTCGCCTGGGCGACGCCGGATATCGTCCGCGCCACCCCGCAATCCGTGGCTTTTGGCCTGCAAACCACCTTTGCGGTGGCGGTGGGCTTGATCCTGTTGGCCGGCACACTGCGATACAAACATTGA
- the lhgO gene encoding L-2-hydroxyglutarate oxidase, with protein MIHDFCIIGGGIVGLATAMELLKRQPGASLVILEKEAVLARHQTGHNSGVIHAGIYYAPGSLKADLCKRGAEQTKQFCTEHGIKFEVCGKLLVASSPLEMQRMEALYARSQLNGMQVERLDADQLRQREPNIVGLGGLFLDATGIVDYRQVCETMAQVIRRSGGEICLERTVTAIHEDTDKVTVNTRGETWQAKHLVVCAGLQSDRLATLAGIPIDHQIIPFRGEYFRLPAAKNNIVNHLIYPIPDPELPFLGVHLTRMIDGSVTVGPNAVLGLGRENYRKFSVNWRDVAQYASFPGFWKTLWQNLGSGTTEMKNSLFKSGYLEQCRKYCPSLTIDDLLPYEAGIRAQAVMRDGSLVHDFLFAQTPRMLHVCNAPSPAATSAMPIGAMIADRLFQPE; from the coding sequence ATGATTCATGACTTTTGCATTATCGGCGGCGGCATCGTCGGCCTGGCCACCGCGATGGAACTGCTCAAACGCCAGCCGGGCGCCTCGCTGGTGATCCTGGAAAAAGAGGCGGTGCTGGCCAGGCACCAGACCGGCCACAACAGCGGGGTGATCCACGCCGGCATCTACTACGCACCGGGCAGTCTCAAAGCCGACCTGTGCAAGCGCGGCGCCGAGCAGACCAAGCAGTTCTGCACGGAGCACGGGATCAAGTTCGAGGTGTGCGGCAAGTTGCTGGTGGCCTCCAGCCCCCTGGAAATGCAGCGCATGGAAGCCCTTTACGCGCGCTCCCAGCTCAACGGCATGCAGGTCGAGCGCCTCGACGCCGACCAGTTGCGCCAGCGCGAACCGAACATCGTCGGCCTCGGCGGCTTGTTCCTCGACGCCACCGGTATCGTCGATTACCGCCAGGTCTGCGAAACCATGGCCCAGGTGATCCGCCGCAGCGGTGGCGAGATCTGCCTGGAACGCACTGTCACCGCGATCCACGAAGACACCGACAAAGTCACCGTGAATACCCGTGGCGAAACCTGGCAAGCCAAGCACCTGGTGGTCTGCGCCGGTTTGCAGTCGGACCGCCTGGCTACCCTCGCCGGCATTCCCATCGACCACCAGATCATCCCGTTTCGCGGCGAATACTTCCGCCTGCCCGCGGCGAAAAACAACATCGTCAACCACCTGATCTACCCGATTCCCGACCCGGAGTTGCCGTTTCTTGGCGTGCACCTCACGCGCATGATCGACGGCAGCGTCACCGTCGGCCCGAATGCCGTGCTCGGCCTGGGCCGTGAGAACTACCGCAAGTTCTCGGTGAACTGGCGCGACGTGGCGCAGTACGCGAGCTTCCCCGGCTTCTGGAAAACCCTCTGGCAGAACCTCGGCTCCGGCACCACCGAGATGAAGAACTCGCTGTTCAAGTCCGGCTACCTGGAGCAGTGCCGCAAGTACTGCCCATCGCTGACGATCGACGACCTGCTGCCCTATGAAGCAGGCATCCGCGCCCAGGCGGTGATGCGCGACGGCAGCCTGGTCCACGACTTCCTGTTCGCCCAGACCCCACGAATGCTCCACGTGTGCAACGCGCCCTCGCCGGCCGCCACCTCAGCCATGCCCATCGGCGCGATGATCGCCGACCGCCTGTTCCAGCCCGAGTAA